The following proteins are co-located in the Doryrhamphus excisus isolate RoL2022-K1 chromosome 3, RoL_Dexc_1.0, whole genome shotgun sequence genome:
- the snx11 gene encoding sorting nexin-11 isoform X1, translated as MIMSHEDEFVAVRVQDPRVQNEGSWNSYVDYKIFLHTNSKAFTAKTSCVRRRYSEFVWLKKKLQKNAGLVPVPDLPGKSFFSFSNEDFLERRRHGLQVFLDKVVNMTVCLSDSQLHLFLQTQLPVGHILDCVQGHTPYTVTDAILTYASSNRGWAQAQEEDGVKEPGLSVSYESMESPAPHQPHPHKDASRQEVDPLADILEPRHATGRKCRKAILPNGRQDDVDEDGEPAEATFYLGGGLDIHTTEDTPLRSGPMETPVEVHSPAEDGAILEEEPTASEGRMERQSSEEVHSTAPRDSEEERVDVVSACDNVKLYDPAKEERHEDEHRQEVRSEEEDSSLLSSSNESIVKVSDEEDISDEEHVDDDATADLIPPPNGFVKMCSPEDPHPWSPVSGGTTLELHVNGCADEDELRDSSENNDFKVLESSDVPELGSRRHSGQEMASSLPAHAADETAEDI; from the exons ATGATCATGAGCCACGAAGAC GAGTTTGTGGCGGTGAGGGTTCAGGATCCTCGCGTGCAGAACGAAGGCTCGTGGAACTCGTACGTGGACTATAAAATATTCCTCCAT ACCAACAGCAAGGCGTTCACCGCCAAGACGTCGTGTGTGCGGCGGCGGTACAGCGAGTTCGTGTGGCTGAAGAAGAAGCTGCAGAAGAACGCCGGCTTGGT ACCCGTCCCAGACCTCCCCGGGAAGTCGTTCTTCTCCTTCAGCAACGAGGACTTCCTGGAGAGACGGCGCCACGGCCTTCAGGTCTTCTTGGACAA GGTGGTGAACATGACGGTGTGTCTGTCGGACAGCCAGctgcacctcttcctgcagACTCAGCTGCCGGTGGGTCACATCCTGGACTGCGTGCAAGGCCACACCCCCTACACGGTGACGGACGCCATCCTCACCTACGCCTCGTCCAATCGGGGCTGGGCTCAGGCTCAGGAGGAGGACGGCGTCAAGGAGCCTGGTCTGAGCGTGTCGTACGAGTCCATGGAGAG TCCCGCTCCTCATCAGCCCCACCCACACAAGGACGCCTCGCGCCAGGAAGTCGACCCTCTGGCGGACATATTGGAGCCTCGCCATGCGACCGGCAGGAAGTGTAGGAAGGCGATCCTTCCTAATGGCCGGCAAGATGATGTTGATGAAGATGGTGAGCCGGCAGAAGCGACCTTCTACCTTGGGGGCGGTCTTGACATCCACACGACCGAGGACACGCCGCTGAGGAGCGGTCCCATGGAGACTCCCGTGGAGGTGCACTCGCCTGCAGAGGATGGCGCCATCTTGGAGGAGGAGCCTACAGCCAGTGAGGGACGGATGGAGCGGCAATCATCTGAGGAGGTTCACAGTACAGCTCCTCGGGACTCGGAGGAGGAACGAGTGGACGTCGTTTCTGCTTGTGACAACGTGAAATTGTACGACCCGGCGAAGGAGGAACGCCATGAAGACgagcacagacaggaagtgcgaAGCGAGGAGGAGGACAGCAGTTTGCTGTCGTCCTCCAACGAGAGCATCGTCAAGGTCAGCGATGAGGAAGACATCAGCGACGAGGAACACGTCGATGACGACGCCACCGCCGATCTGATCCCGCCGCCAAACGGCTTTGTGAAGATGTGCTCCCCCGAGGACCCCCACCCCTGGTCCCCGGTGTCTGGCGGCACCACGTTGGAACTTCACGTGAACGGATGCGCCGACGAAGACGAGCTGAGGGACTCGAGCGAGAACAACGACTTCAAGGTGCTGGAGAGCAGCGATGTTCCCGAATTAGGCAGCAGGAGACACTCGGGGCAGGAAATGGCGTCCTCGCTGCCGGCCCACGCCGCGGACGAGACTGCTGAGGACATTTAG
- the cbx1b gene encoding chromobox protein homolog 1b, whose protein sequence is MSMSLTTEPPNDGPSVTEESKMAAAEKKDKKPDDVAEEEEEEEEYVVEKVLNRRVVKGRVEYLLKWKGFSDEDNTWEPEDNLDCPDLIAEFLQSQKSAHEGKRKAADGDGEESKSKRKKDDTEKLRGFARGLDPERIIGATDSTGELMFLMKWKNSDEADLVPAKEANVKCPQVVICFYEERLTWHSYPSEDEKKDEKN, encoded by the exons ATGAGTATGAGCCTGACTACAGAGCCCCCTAACGATGGCCCCAGTGTTACTGAAG agagcAAGATGGCCGCAGCCgagaagaaggacaagaagCCGGACGACGtagcggaggaggaggaagaggaggaggaatacGTGGTGGAGAAGGTCCTGAACCGGCGGGTGGTGAAAGGGAGGGTGGAGTACCTCCTCAAGTGGAAAGGCTTCTCCGA CGAGGACAACACGTGGGAGCCCGAGGACAACCTGGACTGTCCAGACCTGATCGCAGAGTTCCTCCAGTCGCAGAAGTCGGCGCACGAGGGGAAGAGGAAGGCGGCGGACGGAGACGGCGAGGAGAGCAAATCCAAGCGGAAGAAAGACGAC ACGGAGAAGCTGAGAGGCTTCGCCCGAGGTTTGGACCCGGAGCGAATCATCGGCGCCACAGATTCCACAGGAGAGCTCATGTTCCTCATGAAGTG GAAAAACTCTGACGAAGCGGACCTGGTGCCGGCGAAGGAGGCCAACGTCAAGTGTCCGCAGGTGGTCATCTGTTTCTACGAGGAGCGGCTCACCTGGCACTCGTACCCCAGCGAAGATGAGAAAAAAGACgagaaaaactaa
- the snx11 gene encoding sorting nexin-11 isoform X2: MDSVQESCVWLVADQQQGVHRQDVVCAAAVQRVRVAEEEAAEERRLDPSQTSPGSRSSPSATRTSWRDGATAFRSSWTSGFFLLLPSMVGLQNLDVEMRCRVVNMTVCLSDSQLHLFLQTQLPVGHILDCVQGHTPYTVTDAILTYASSNRGWAQAQEEDGVKEPGLSVSYESMESPAPHQPHPHKDASRQEVDPLADILEPRHATGRKCRKAILPNGRQDDVDEDGEPAEATFYLGGGLDIHTTEDTPLRSGPMETPVEVHSPAEDGAILEEEPTASEGRMERQSSEEVHSTAPRDSEEERVDVVSACDNVKLYDPAKEERHEDEHRQEVRSEEEDSSLLSSSNESIVKVSDEEDISDEEHVDDDATADLIPPPNGFVKMCSPEDPHPWSPVSGGTTLELHVNGCADEDELRDSSENNDFKVLESSDVPELGSRRHSGQEMASSLPAHAADETAEDI, translated from the exons ATGGATTCAGTTCAAGAGTCATGTGTGTGGTTGGTTGCAGACCAACAGCAAGGCGTTCACCGCCAAGACGTCGTGTGTGCGGCGGCGGTACAGCGAGTTCGTGTGGCTGAAGAAGAAGCTGCAGAAGAACGCCGGCTTG ACCCGTCCCAGACCTCCCCGGGAAGTCGTTCTTCTCCTTCAGCAACGAGGACTTCCTGGAGAGACGGCGCCACGGCCTTCAGGTCTTCTTGGACAAGTgggttctttcttcttctccctTCCATGGTCGGCCTCCAGAACCTTGACGTGGAGATGCGTTGCAGGGTGGTGAACATGACGGTGTGTCTGTCGGACAGCCAGctgcacctcttcctgcagACTCAGCTGCCGGTGGGTCACATCCTGGACTGCGTGCAAGGCCACACCCCCTACACGGTGACGGACGCCATCCTCACCTACGCCTCGTCCAATCGGGGCTGGGCTCAGGCTCAGGAGGAGGACGGCGTCAAGGAGCCTGGTCTGAGCGTGTCGTACGAGTCCATGGAGAG TCCCGCTCCTCATCAGCCCCACCCACACAAGGACGCCTCGCGCCAGGAAGTCGACCCTCTGGCGGACATATTGGAGCCTCGCCATGCGACCGGCAGGAAGTGTAGGAAGGCGATCCTTCCTAATGGCCGGCAAGATGATGTTGATGAAGATGGTGAGCCGGCAGAAGCGACCTTCTACCTTGGGGGCGGTCTTGACATCCACACGACCGAGGACACGCCGCTGAGGAGCGGTCCCATGGAGACTCCCGTGGAGGTGCACTCGCCTGCAGAGGATGGCGCCATCTTGGAGGAGGAGCCTACAGCCAGTGAGGGACGGATGGAGCGGCAATCATCTGAGGAGGTTCACAGTACAGCTCCTCGGGACTCGGAGGAGGAACGAGTGGACGTCGTTTCTGCTTGTGACAACGTGAAATTGTACGACCCGGCGAAGGAGGAACGCCATGAAGACgagcacagacaggaagtgcgaAGCGAGGAGGAGGACAGCAGTTTGCTGTCGTCCTCCAACGAGAGCATCGTCAAGGTCAGCGATGAGGAAGACATCAGCGACGAGGAACACGTCGATGACGACGCCACCGCCGATCTGATCCCGCCGCCAAACGGCTTTGTGAAGATGTGCTCCCCCGAGGACCCCCACCCCTGGTCCCCGGTGTCTGGCGGCACCACGTTGGAACTTCACGTGAACGGATGCGCCGACGAAGACGAGCTGAGGGACTCGAGCGAGAACAACGACTTCAAGGTGCTGGAGAGCAGCGATGTTCCCGAATTAGGCAGCAGGAGACACTCGGGGCAGGAAATGGCGTCCTCGCTGCCGGCCCACGCCGCGGACGAGACTGCTGAGGACATTTAG